The following coding sequences lie in one Hydrogenophaga sp. PBL-H3 genomic window:
- a CDS encoding galactosyldiacylglycerol synthase — protein MLNVDLVWFNAGGGHRAAAEALSLAIEAQGLPWRVRKVNFTEVIDPAGKFRRVMGFDPEDLYNKRLASGFTLGLSQELKLLQRAIRWSHPLLVERLAAHWRATKPDMVVSLIPNFNRALHDSLAQAQPQTPFVTVLTDMADHPPAFWMEPGTGQHVVCGTAHAHAQALQAGCTPEQVHRVSGMLLRPAFHAPATLDRSQERAALGLDPQQPVGLVMFGGAGSRVMKRIATALPEVPLILLCGRNEALAQSLRVLPAVAPRVVVGFTPDVARWMQLADFFVGKPGPGAISEAVQMGLPVIVTRNAWTMPQERWNTDWVREQGVGLTLRSFSRIGTAVEQLLPRLADFQQRAAAVENRAALEVPQRLAAILKARQATAAERLVEPALSSN, from the coding sequence ATGCTCAACGTCGATTTGGTCTGGTTCAACGCGGGTGGCGGCCACCGCGCCGCCGCCGAGGCGCTGTCGCTGGCCATCGAGGCCCAGGGCCTGCCCTGGCGTGTGCGCAAGGTGAACTTCACCGAAGTCATCGATCCCGCGGGCAAGTTCCGCCGGGTCATGGGCTTCGATCCGGAAGACCTCTACAACAAGCGTCTGGCCAGTGGCTTCACGCTGGGTCTCTCGCAAGAACTCAAGCTGCTGCAGCGCGCCATCCGCTGGAGCCACCCCTTGCTGGTGGAACGGCTGGCGGCTCACTGGCGCGCGACGAAGCCCGACATGGTGGTTTCGCTGATTCCGAATTTCAACCGGGCGCTGCACGACAGCCTGGCGCAGGCCCAGCCGCAGACCCCGTTTGTCACGGTGTTGACCGACATGGCCGATCACCCGCCCGCGTTCTGGATGGAGCCGGGCACGGGTCAGCATGTGGTTTGCGGCACGGCGCACGCCCATGCGCAGGCGCTGCAGGCGGGCTGCACACCTGAGCAGGTGCACCGTGTCAGCGGCATGCTGCTGCGCCCGGCCTTCCACGCGCCCGCAACGCTGGACCGCAGCCAGGAGCGCGCGGCACTGGGACTCGATCCACAGCAACCGGTGGGGCTGGTGATGTTCGGTGGCGCTGGCTCGCGCGTCATGAAGCGCATCGCCACTGCCTTGCCCGAGGTGCCTCTGATCCTGCTGTGCGGGCGCAACGAGGCGCTGGCGCAGTCGCTGCGGGTCTTGCCGGCGGTGGCGCCGCGTGTGGTGGTGGGCTTCACGCCCGATGTGGCGCGCTGGATGCAGCTGGCCGATTTTTTTGTCGGCAAGCCGGGACCCGGTGCCATCAGCGAGGCGGTGCAGATGGGTTTGCCGGTGATCGTGACGCGCAACGCCTGGACCATGCCGCAGGAGCGCTGGAACACCGATTGGGTGCGCGAGCAAGGCGTTGGCCTGACGCTGCGCAGCTTCAGCCGGATTGGCACTGCGGTGGAGCAGCTGCTGCCACGGCTGGCGGACTTTCAGCAACGTGCTGCCGCCGTCGAGAACCGCGCGGCGCTGGAGGTGCCACAACGTCTTGCGGCCATTCTGAAGGCGAGGCAGGCCACCGCCGCAGAGCGGTTGGTGGAGCCTGCACTGTCATCCAATTGA